One region of Salvia miltiorrhiza cultivar Shanhuang (shh) chromosome 3, IMPLAD_Smil_shh, whole genome shotgun sequence genomic DNA includes:
- the LOC131017998 gene encoding dirigent protein-like — MATISKLRVIFFCILVSAAAASAPYGRKPDNRHPCQQLVFYIHDILYNGKNFNNATSAIIGSPEWGNKTVAATPYKFGDLVAFDDPITLDNNLHSPPVGRAQGMYLYDQRSINGALLSFSFLFNSTDHVGTLNFAGADPLFNKTRDISVIGGTGDFFMARGVATLSTDSYEGDVYFRLRAEINLYECW; from the coding sequence ATGGCCACTATATCAAAATTGAGGGTCATTTTCTTTTGCATCCTCGTCTCCGCCGCGGCGGCCTCAGCCCCTTACGGTCGGAAACCTGATAACCGACATCCCTGTCAGCAACTTGTCTTTTATATCCACGACATCCTCTACAATGGGAAAAACTTCAACAACGCCACCTCCGCGATCATCGGGTCCCCAGAATGGGGCAACAAGACCGTGGCGGCGACACCCTACAAGTTTGGCGACTTGGTGGCGTTCGACGACCCCATAACCCTAGACAACAACCTGCACTCGCCTCCGGTGGGCCGCGCGCAGGGCATGTATCTGTACGACCAAAGAAGCATCAACGGCGCGTTGCTCAGCTTCTCGTTCCTCTTCAACTCCACCGACCACGTCGGCACGTTGAACTTCGCCGGCGCCGACCCGCTGTTCAACAAGACGAGGGACATTTCAGTCATCGGAGGCACCGGCGATTTCTTCATGGCTCGAGGCGTCGCTACTTTGTCCACGGATTCATACGAGGGAGATGTTTATTTTAGGCTTCGTGCTGAAATCAATTTGTATGAGTGCTGGTAG